The following coding sequences lie in one Saccopteryx bilineata isolate mSacBil1 chromosome 5, mSacBil1_pri_phased_curated, whole genome shotgun sequence genomic window:
- the KCNJ13 gene encoding inward rectifier potassium channel 13, producing the protein MDGSNCKVIAPLLTQRYRRMVTKDGHSTLQMDGAQRGLVYLRDAWGILMDMRWRWMMLVFSASFVVHWLVFAVLWYVLAEMNGDLELDHDAPPENHTICVKYITSFTAAFSFSLETQLTIGYGTMFPSGDCPSAIALLAIQMLLGLMLEAFITGAFVAKIARPKNRAFSIRFTDLAVVTHRDGKPNLIFQVANTRPSPLTSVKVSAILYQERENGELYQTSVDFHLDGISSKECPFFIFPLTYYHSIIPSSPLATLLQQENPPHFELVVFLSAMQEGTGEICQRRTSYLPSEIMLHHCFASLLARGSKGEYQIKMENFDKTVPDLPTPLVSKSPNRTDLDIRINGQSIDNFQISETGLTE; encoded by the exons ATGGATGGCAGTAATTGCAAAGTCATTGCTCCTCTCCTAACTCAGAGATACCGGAGAATGGTCACCAAGGATGGCCACAGCACACTTCAGATGGATGGCGCTCAGAGAGGCCTCGTCTATCTTCGGGATGCCTGGGGAATCCTAATGGACATGCGCTGGCGCTGGATGATGTTGGTCTTTTCTGCCTCTTTTGTTGTGCACTGGCTTGTCTTTGCGGTGCTCTGGTACGTGCTAGCCGAGATGAACGGTGACCTGGAACTAGACCATGATGCCCCACCTGAAAACCACACTATCTGTGTCAAGTACATCACCAGTTTCACAGCTGCATTCTCCTTCTCCCTGGAGACACAACTCACAATTGGTTATGGTACCATGTTCCCCAGTGGTGACTGTCCAAGTGCAATTGCCCTACTTGCCATACAAATGCTCCTAGGCCTCATGCTAGAGGCTTTTATCACAG GTGCCTTTGTGGCGAAGATTGCCCGGCCAAAAAATCGAGCGTTCTCAATTCGCTTCACTGACTTGGCAGTAGTGACCCACAGAGACGGCAAACCTAATCTGATTTTCCAGGTGGCTAACACTCGCCCCAGCCCTCTAACCAGTGTTAAGGTCTCGGCTATCCTCTACCAGGAAAGAGAAAACGGTGAACTTTACCAGACCAGTGTGGACTTCCACCTCGATGGCATCAGTTCTAAGGAATGTCCATTCTTTATCTTTCCACTAACCTACTATCACTCCATTATACCTTCAAGTCCTCTGGCTACTCTGCTCCAGCAGGAAAATCCTCCCCACTTCGAATTAGTTGTATTCCTCTCAGCAATGCAAGAAGGCACAGGAGAAATATGCCAAAGGAGGACATCCTACCTACCCTCTGAGATCATGTTACACCACTGTTTTGCCTCTCTGCTGGCCCGAGGTTCCAAAGGTGAATATCAAATCAAGATGGAGAATTTCGACAAGACTGTTCCGGACCTTCCAACTCCTCTGGTCTCTAAGAGCCCAAACAGGACTGACCTGGACATCCGTATcaatggacaaagcattgacAATTTTCAGATCTCTGAAACAGGACTGACAGAGTAA